In the bacterium genome, CATTGCTGCAGATTCATCAATACTGTAATCTATAACTCTCAAAGCACAACTATATTTGTCAGTTAACTCATTTGTTTTCAAATAATAATTTTCTAAAGTATATTTCAACATTTCTATAGTTTGTGAATCAACTTGAGATCCTGAAACGTTGGAATTATAAAGTTTATATAGGTTTTTTGAATTTACTAATGATGCATTAAATCCTAAACTTGTTACCAAAAAGAAAACATTACAACAACAAGATAATATTAGCAATACAGTTAAAATTATTATTAAAATACTTTTAGTGTTCATAATATTAAAAATTAAAACTATAAACTTATGAAAATTGAATAAGTTTTACGAATAAACTCCAATATCTTCAGGTATAAACTGTCTGAAGTTTTGTGGAGAAATTTGTATACGATCAACTTTCTGCTCAACTATAATTCTTGCAACTTTCCTAGCAACATTTGTTAAATTTCTTTCAAGCTGCCTTATACCTGCGTCGAATCCAAGCGGCCTTATCATAAGTGGCCAAACATCATTTGTAAAAGTCATTTGATTTTCACTTAGTCCAGTAGCTTTCCGAATCTTTGGAAGCAAGTAGTTTTCTGCAATATTTGCCTTTTCAGCATCATTATAACTAGAGAATCGAATTATTTCCAAACGATCAAGTAAAGCAGCAGAAATCGTACCTAGTGTATTTGCAGTTGCTATGAACATTACATTTGACAAGTCAATTGGGTAATCTATATAAGCGTCCATATAAGTTCCATTTTGCTCAGGGTCAAGAATTTCAATCAAAGCTGCATTATAATCAAACCTCTCAACTTCATTTCCAGCAGTTTTATCCATTTCATCAAGCAAAATAATTGGATTCATAGTTCCAGCTCGTTGGAGTGCTTTTATGATCTGTCCCGGTTCTGCTCCTGTTACATATCTTGGCATTCCCTTCAATCTTCCAATATTTCCAAGTGCATTGAGTGAAATTCTGACAAACTTTTTATTCAAGGCTTCAGCTAATGATTTTGCCATGGTAGTTTTTCCAATACCTTGAACTCCAACAAAACATAAAATAGGTGCGTGAGAAGAATTTCCTGCAAGATTACTCATATCTTCACTTGCTCGGCTAATCTTTCCACTTTGTAAATTCATAACAGCTACATATTCAGCAATTCTATTTTTGATTTCGTTTAATCCAAAATGATTATGGTTGAGAATATCTATTGAATGATTGATTTCTAAATTATCCTTTGTGTAATTGCCAAAAGGAATTTGTAATATATTTTGGATATAATGTTCAACAATATCAAATTCTGTTGAAAAATTACCAGCATCAGCCATGCGAGAAAGCCTATCAAGCATTTTGAGTGCCTTTTCCTTCAAACCAACTGGCATACTGGAATTCTCAACTTGTATTTTTAATGACTTTATTTCATCCAATCTAAATTTATTTTACTAAAATTTGGGAAAGAAAGTAATGAAATTAGTTCAAAATGAACCAATACATTGAAACTTTCAATTTATCAATCCTTTTTTATATTTAACCCTCAAAACTCTTTCAACTGCATTATCCAACCTTTCTTCTGAAACTTCTCCATTCTCAACTCCAAGTTTAATTTGCTCAAATGCAACTTCAATCTGAGTAGGATCTGTTAGAAATAACATATCATGTCCAGCAATTACTGTTTTTGTATATTTCTCTGCTTCATCTTTGAAAACTTCAGCACTCAAATTACTTGAAATTACTATCCCACTATAATTGATTTCATTTTTCAACATATCAGTTACAAACTTTTTTGAAAAGGTAACTTGGTTATCATCAACTTTTGAATACTTTGCAGCTGAAGTCATAACAAAATCAGAGTTGTTTGCAATTTGAAAGTAAGGCTTTAAGTCACCACTTTTGAGTTCATCTAAAGTCATTTCGCTTATTTGAAAAGATTTATTTGGATCAAGTTGGAATGTTCCAGTACCTGGAAAATACTTCATAGTCGAGCTTATATTTTCATTTTGTCCTAGTATTATTTGCTCAGCAAGCGGTATCCATTTATCAAAGTTACGATCCCAACCTTGCATTTTCAAGTAGCTTGTCGAACCTAGCAAACCTTCAGTTATTGGAGAAAAATTTACATTAAATCCACCTTCGTTCAAGCTTTGCCCCTTTGACAAACCGTAGCCATAAGAAATTTTTGGAGTATTGTTTCGTTCCAGAAAATAGTAACTTACACCTGTTGACCCTTCTCCATAAAGATGATTTGTCTGATCCCAAGGAACTTTTCGCACTGCACCTCCATCATCGTCTGTAGAGATAAAAAGTTTGATTTTTGAATTTTTTTGTAAATCTTCATTGAACCTTTTAGTTGTTGCAAGATCTGAAATGTTGCTATTGGATAAGTAAATACCTCCAACATTATAAGTATCTAAGATTGTTTGAGTCGAATTAGAAAAAGTTTGACCATTTATACCAACAAACAGCATCTGTCCTATTTTCTGTTCAAGATTCATTGTCAGTACTTCTCGTTTTGGAATGTTCCTTTGTTTGTAAATTTCATACCATGATTGAAATCCCGTGATAATGTCAACCTTTTGAATATCAATTTGAGTCAAAGCATTTAGCTTATCAAGTGTAACTTGGTACTTATATTCAGTTGAAAAATAAAGCGCACTAGCTAAAGCAAGAATTATAATTCCGCCAACAATAAATAATTTTGTGAAAAAAGAAGACATAAGAATAAAGTGATTATTTAGATCAACAAAAATATCAAAACCAATATCAACATTGCTAAACTTGCCAACACTAGAACGATAATTCTATTACGAAATATCTCACTTCTCTTCCTAAAATCAAGATACAAAGG is a window encoding:
- a CDS encoding AAA family ATPase; the protein is MDEIKSLKIQVENSSMPVGLKEKALKMLDRLSRMADAGNFSTEFDIVEHYIQNILQIPFGNYTKDNLEINHSIDILNHNHFGLNEIKNRIAEYVAVMNLQSGKISRASEDMSNLAGNSSHAPILCFVGVQGIGKTTMAKSLAEALNKKFVRISLNALGNIGRLKGMPRYVTGAEPGQIIKALQRAGTMNPIILLDEMDKTAGNEVERFDYNAALIEILDPEQNGTYMDAYIDYPIDLSNVMFIATANTLGTISAALLDRLEIIRFSSYNDAEKANIAENYLLPKIRKATGLSENQMTFTNDVWPLMIRPLGFDAGIRQLERNLTNVARKVARIIVEQKVDRIQISPQNFRQFIPEDIGVYS